AGTGACGGTGGATGATATCGCGGAGATCGTCTATCTCATGCAGTCGCCATACCATTCAGATCTCACAATGGCGCAGTGCATAGAGAGCGTAAAAGCGGTCTTGGAAAAAAGGGAAATGCAGCACGCCATCCTGGTTGGCGTTGAGTTGGATACGTTAGCAGAGAAGGGTCTCTTGTCCGAGCCGCTCCAATCCATCATCGCGGCAGATGAAGGACTGTTCGGATGCGACGAAACATTAGCGCTAGGCTCCGTATTTGGATATGGAAGTATCGCGGTGACCACCTTTGGACATTTGGATAAGCACAAGGTCGGGGTGATTAAAAGGCTGGATACCAAGTCGGGAGAGGGACGTGTTCATACGTTTTTGGACGACCTCGTGGCGAGCGTGGCAGCCAATGCCTCTAGCCGCATGGCACATCGGATGAGAGATGAGCAGGAGGCGGAGTTGGCACGAAGTGAGGCGTTGAAGCAACAGGGAGCCGAGCTGCGTGTCGAGGAGAAAGGGAAAGGGACGGAACAGGCGGGGTAGGTTAGGTTTGGGATGACGGAGTTTGTTTCGATCGTTACCTAATTATCTTGTTTGTTGTTGTAACCTTTTTTGGATAGTCTTTAGTCTGGAAGGAGCCAATTCTTCACCGGTGTAGCACAAGTGCTTGATGAGTCATGTATGGTAAGATGCTATCATGCAGGTAATCCTCTGTTTTGTAGGGGGGATGCGGGCAGCAGCGGTGGAGAATGGCTTTTTACAAGGTGAAAACAAGCCTGATTTCACTGGGTTTCTTAGTGTTCTTTTGGTACGGGTGAAAATTTTTACAAGAAATTATTCATTTCCTCTTGAAATCTATTTTGCGATGCTGTATAGTAATAAATGTGATCGACGTCCGATACGATTCGGGCCCTTAGCTCAGTTGGTCAGAGCGGTCGGCTCATAACCGATTGGTCGTAGGTTCGAGTCCTACAGGGCCCACCATTAAACGATCACACACATATCCCATGATCCGGTAGCTCAGTTGGGAGAGCACCATCTTGACAGGGTGGGGGTCGCTGGTTCGAACCCAGTCCGGATCACCATAATACAAACGCTAAAACCCTTGGTAATCAAGGGTTTTTCTTATTTTAACGCGACCCCGCTTGTTCCCCTTTTTTACGAACAAATGAAAATTGGTGCCGAAATGGTGCCCTTTATTCCACTAAAGATTTCTTGGTGCCATTTGGTGCCGAGAAGAACATTTCCCCGAAAGCATCGGCTGTTTCCTTTTGCATGTGTGGTGTAATGTGCGAGTAGCGATCCAGCATCTTCACACTTGACCATCCCATACGTTCAGCTATACGTTTATTGTTCTCTCTCATTTTCAAGAGCATAACAACATGAGTATGACGTAGATCGTGGAAACGAATTCTTTTCAGTCCAGCTTTTTCAGTAAGGCGATAGAATGTGCGATTGATGTTTCGTGGTGAAACAGGTGTACCTAACTGTGTGCATATCACCAGGTCGTTATCCTCGTAAATATCCCGGTTTGCCATTTTTTCCTCTTTGGTTCGGTGCCGAAGTTTGTCTAGCTCAATTGCTGTTATCTTATCGATACCGATGGAGCGGATACCTGATGCCGTTTTTGCTCCGGGTTCCAGAGTCTTTCCGTCATGGTTAAGAATTTGCCTAACGGATAGAGTCCTGTTTTTCAAATCTAGATCCTGCCACCGTAAGCCCAGTATTTCTCCTTGCCTCATTCCGGTTGTTACTGCAAGCAGGAGAGCGCAGTAATAGCGATCCTCTTTGGCAACTCCAAGAAGGCGGTGCGCCTCTTCATCTGTCCAATAGAACATTTCCTTTGTTTCAGCTTTGGGGCGATCAACAACAGCAGCTGGGTTTTTTATGATCATGTCCCATCCGGCGGCCTTTTTCAGTGATTCGTTGATGATGGTATGTACTTTTTGGATGTTCTCCCCAGAAAGCCGCTCAGACTCGTGCAGCTCGTTATAAAGATTTTGGATGTGCCGAGGGGTGATGTCAGCTAGGGCAAAGTCTCCCAATGCCGGCAGAATGTGATTATTTACCAATCCCGCATATGTTTCAAGCGTGCGCGATTTGACTTTTGTTTTCTTGTCTCGAAGCCAGTCAACCATGAAGTCTCGATAAATAGTTTTGGAGGCATTGAGGTTCAATCCTTGTCCGAGTTCATTCAAAAGGTCACGTTGGGCCGCTTCAGCTTCTTTTTTAGTTTTGAATCCTCTGCGCTTGATCCTTTTCCGTTTTCCATTCTCATCAATCTCAATTGTGAAATACCAGGGATTTTTTTGAACGTTCTTGTCTTTAGTTACTGCCATCTTCCATTTCCTCCTTGTTTGATAAAGACATTTTAAAATAACATGGATAAGTTAATTCGTCAGCCGCCTTCTGGTGATTTATTTGATGCAATGGAGTACAATGAACTCTTCTTGCAAGTGTAGACAGCCAGACTTTATTGATACCTTTGTTATTCTGTATTCTTTACTTTAGAACGAGTTTGAATAAAGTGTATCTTTCCTTTTTGCTAGCATTGCTAATGCTTCGTCAAAGTTACCAAGAGGATCTTTACTAGAAACTAAATTGAACATAGTTTCTTTTGACAGAAAATATGTATCCCGAACAAAAGGACTAGATAAACAAGCGTATTTATCAATTAGAAAGTCCTTGTCTTTTAAGTGTTCAAAATGCTTTGTATAGTTTCTTTTAAATTCAATAATTATAGGTAACATGTATTCATAAAGGGAAGTAGCATATTGCTTGGTTTCATCGTACTTAGGAATATAGCCTTTGTGAATTACATCATTTCGAAAGGTTACCCATTTTTGAGCAATCTTGGGAGGAGTTTTTTTGTAGTGCAATAACCATATAAAGTAAAATGCACCGAGTTGCCTTTCAGATTGTACAGTAACCATTTTCCAAGTTTCATTCATAGTTGAATAATTAACTTTATGAACACTTAGCAAAACTCTAATACAAAATTCGTAAAATCGTTCAAGAGAAGATGCATAGCTGGACACCGCTTCCCGAGTGTAACCGTCTAATAGCGCAAGTGATCCGAGTTCAAATAATGTTTCAAATTGAGCTTCGTTTAAAATTTGTACAGTTTTATGCCCTTTTTCACAATCTATCTCGTATATTGCGGTATCCTGAATCTCTATAGGGTAAAGTTTTGAAACATCATGGCAAGGCAAACAATTCAGTAGAATTTTCAATGTAATACCTCCTTAATATTTCTATAGTGTTGTATATCGGTTAAATTAAGAAGTGCTATCTTTACGAAGAATTTCACACCCACTGTCCTCTAATTAGCTGACACTCGCGACTGTCCTCTAATCCGAGGACAGTCAAACTTTTTCCTTCATTAGAGCGAAGCCTAAAGAAAATATTAAAGAAATATACTCGCGACATGTCACTCGTATTTAAGAGTGGCATTTTTTTATTTCTCTGAAGAGATACGATCGCGAAACAGAGCATCGAGGTATGCGGTGAAGAGCTGCTTGTCCTGATCGGTGACCGTGTGCCCGTGGTAAGTGATGCTCACGTTTTCTATAACTTCGGTTAGCTCCATTGATCGGGGGTGTTTTGCTCCAACTTCGTATGCGGGATTGAACCGTATGTGAAATTCGTGCGCAATGTCCTGCAGCTCTTGAAGCACATCCCATTTGAACTGAGCATTATCGATATCATTTATCATATTTGCGAATTGGTCAGGTATATCGTCTCTAATTCCGTTTTTGTCGCTAATAGTCACTTCTTTATTTGATTTCACATTGTGATTTTTGAATAACGCTCCGATTCTTTCGCTAATTTCTCCTTCTATTCTTCCAAGAAACGGATGCTCGCGATCGCCGATTAACAAATGAATGAATGATCTAATATGTTCATCAAAAACTCTCGATGTTGCCGAAGGCGAGTTTGGGCTATTTTCGTTAACAACTCCGTGTTTCTTTGCTGTTTCCAGTACCTCCATATATAAATCACCCATGTCTGAAGCGTCTCCTTTTTCATACATCAAATCAATTAAAGCCTCTGGGGTATACTCAAAGTTCTCATCGACATAGTTTTCAATGGAATTAACTAGGTCTTGTTTTACTTCCTCAGTGAATTTTCCACTAGGGGCCATTTTTTTAATCAACTCTCTAAATTCTTCTGTAAATTCAATGCGAAAATCATAGTGAGACATCATTTGAACTCTTTTTTCGTCCGTCAACCCTTCAAAATGTCCACTTTTTTCAAACATTTCACCATATGAGGTAGAAGTTAAATACTTAGAAAGGATTCGAAGTGTCTCTATTGTTGCTTTTTGTGTCCCCGCTTCAATTCTTGCTATTGTGCCGTTGCTAACTCCACTTACTGAAGCTAGTTTACGTTGGCTTTTATAGCCGCTTCTTATTCTCTGCTCTTTAAAAAACTCCCCGAACGCTACTTGGTTCATCTATATGTCCTCCGTAGATTGTTTTTTATATTTTAGCACAAGTGTTTCGTTGCCGAAACAAAATTGAATTTATTCTGCATTGAAACTGTTGCGTTAACTACACACTCATGATATATTATGTGTAGTCGGGTACACAAAGGAGGGGTAACATGAAAATTCGGCTTAAGGATCAAGGCTACTTTGAAGAGCTGCTTATTCGCAAGGGCCATTCGAAGCGATCATTTGCGGAAGCAGCAAACATCGGGCAAGTAACGGCTCTACAGATTGCCAACGGCGACCGTAACCCTAGCCCGCGAATCGCAAAGCGGATTACGGAAGCTTTAGAAGTGGAGTTTGACGAGATTTTTGTAATTGAAAAGCCCGCATGCTCAAAGGCGTGACGAATAAGTGGAGTCTTCCACACATCGCTTCGTTCGGATTGTAGGGAACGGATGGAGGTCGGTATATGCGAATCAAATGCGGAACCTGGCAGCGCCTGTTACTTGGAACTAAGCTGCAACTATTGAAAGCAGTAGCTCGAGGAAAGCGAGGCTGAAAACCGATGATGTTCCTATCAGATCACATGAAAGAGACAGCCGACGTAATGGCTGGGTTTATAACAGGCAGGCTGTTCGTTGAAAGCGGAACAGTTGGCATCCAGCAAGCTAATGGAGAAGAAATCTACCTGGGTGAACGGGATCACATCGAGGTTCGTAACGGTGACGTTTATCAGCGCATCACAATAGTGGAAGCATTGACCGCTAAGACTACAGAAGGTTGGCCTTTGTATGCCGGACTATATGCGAGGGTGAGGTAAAGGGAGAAAGAAACGATGGTTGTCATAGAAGTTTCGGACAGCGTGACTAAATTAATCATTGGAGTCTATTTCAGCAGAGAACGGGCAGAGCAAGAAGTGGCGAAGTCAGATAAAAGCTGGTGGGTGGGCGGACCAGTGTACAAAGAGTTTAAAGGCGTGTCTTGCGATATCTAAAACGTTTGAACACATGCGAGGGTAGTAAAAGGCTGCATATTTACCCAGCTACCATCAGCTTACTAGTAA
The window above is part of the Brevibacillus antibioticus genome. Proteins encoded here:
- a CDS encoding helix-turn-helix domain-containing protein, with translation MNQVAFGEFFKEQRIRSGYKSQRKLASVSGVSNGTIARIEAGTQKATIETLRILSKYLTSTSYGEMFEKSGHFEGLTDEKRVQMMSHYDFRIEFTEEFRELIKKMAPSGKFTEEVKQDLVNSIENYVDENFEYTPEALIDLMYEKGDASDMGDLYMEVLETAKKHGVVNENSPNSPSATSRVFDEHIRSFIHLLIGDREHPFLGRIEGEISERIGALFKNHNVKSNKEVTISDKNGIRDDIPDQFANMINDIDNAQFKWDVLQELQDIAHEFHIRFNPAYEVGAKHPRSMELTEVIENVSITYHGHTVTDQDKQLFTAYLDALFRDRISSEK
- a CDS encoding phosphatidylglycerophosphatase A family protein translates to MKKQVHSTEVRNAALARLAERGVTVDDIAEIVYLMQSPYHSDLTMAQCIESVKAVLEKREMQHAILVGVELDTLAEKGLLSEPLQSIIAADEGLFGCDETLALGSVFGYGSIAVTTFGHLDKHKVGVIKRLDTKSGEGRVHTFLDDLVASVAANASSRMAHRMRDEQEAELARSEALKQQGAELRVEEKGKGTEQAG
- a CDS encoding helix-turn-helix domain-containing protein — encoded protein: MKIRLKDQGYFEELLIRKGHSKRSFAEAANIGQVTALQIANGDRNPSPRIAKRITEALEVEFDEIFVIEKPACSKA
- a CDS encoding site-specific integrase is translated as MAVTKDKNVQKNPWYFTIEIDENGKRKRIKRRGFKTKKEAEAAQRDLLNELGQGLNLNASKTIYRDFMVDWLRDKKTKVKSRTLETYAGLVNNHILPALGDFALADITPRHIQNLYNELHESERLSGENIQKVHTIINESLKKAAGWDMIIKNPAAVVDRPKAETKEMFYWTDEEAHRLLGVAKEDRYYCALLLAVTTGMRQGEILGLRWQDLDLKNRTLSVRQILNHDGKTLEPGAKTASGIRSIGIDKITAIELDKLRHRTKEEKMANRDIYEDNDLVICTQLGTPVSPRNINRTFYRLTEKAGLKRIRFHDLRHTHVVMLLKMRENNKRIAERMGWSSVKMLDRYSHITPHMQKETADAFGEMFFSAPNGTKKSLVE